The window ACGTGGGAAGTCGACGGCGCGGAGACGGCGAGCGGTGACTCCCACGACATCCGCGAGCGCCACCGCGAACGCTCCTCGGGCGGGCAAGCCAGCCTCACGGATTTCGAGTGACGGGAGCGTATCCTTTTGGCCCTCGCTGCCGAAGGCGGTCGTATGAACCATCTCGCCGTCGTCAACGAGGAGACGTGGCGACTCGCTCGCCATGCCCACGTCATCGTCCACGAGACCAGCGACGGCAACGAGTTCATCACCGTCTACGACTGCGGCGCGGCCCAGAAGCCGCCCTCCGCCCAACTCATCGGTAACCTCGTCCGGGTCGACGCCGACCACGAACTCCTCGACCAGCCGACGGGCTATATCGCCAAATTGCGCGAGCCATCGGTACTGATTCGACAGGACGAGAACCACTGGGTCATCCGCGCGGCCCCTGAGTCGGACCCACAGGCTGATTGACCACCGGTCGGACGCGATGATATGGAAATCGACGGGACGGCCCGCATCGAGAACTCGACGGTTGCCGAAGCCGACGGCCAAATCCGCGAGTACGTGACGATACACGATTCCGAGATAGCCGCCGGCGTGCGAATCTACGAGCGCACGTCCCTCAAGAAATCCACCGTCGCCGGACCGACGGATATCAACGCCAACTGCTACGTCGAGAACGCGGACATCGGCGAGGAAGTCCAGATCGGCCCGAACAGTTCCGTCGTCGGCGTCACCCACGACCTCGACGACGAGGGGATGACCTTCCGGGAGGACACCTTCGAGGAAGTCGTGCTGGAAGACGGGGCGTTTCTCGGTGCCGGCGTGACCGTCCTGCCGGGCGTTACCGTCGGTGAGAACGCCGTCATCGGGGCTGGTGTCACGGTGACCGAGGACGTCGCTCCCGGCGACGTGGTCCGCGAGTAACTACGGAATCACCATCCACAGCAACCCAATACCACCGAACAGTGCGAGTCCGCCGCCAACCGCGAGGTTTCGGCTGGTCGCCTTCGACAGCGAGGTGGCGACGCTTTCGAAGTCGCCCTTCGCGATGAACGTCCCCGGTGTCGTACAGCGCAGGACAGTCTCGCCGAAGCCCTCGCCCTGTTCGGCTTCCCCGGCGACGACGACCGATTCGCCGGGCGTGATGGTCGTCTCCTTGAATCGGAGTTCCCGCTCGGCGCGGCCGTCGCTCGTCAGCGGCAGCGGGTCGAACACGTCGGTCGTCCGGAAGCGCTCCGGGACGCGTTCGCCGGCTTCGACGACCTGTTCGGTTTCTGCGGGCCCGCCGGTGAAGGCGCCCTCGACGTTCGGTTCGACGTCGGTCGGCGACCCCGACACGAGACTCACCCACGCGCCCTCGGGGTCGACCGAGGCGGTGCCGAACGCCCCGTCGACGTCGAACGGCTGGGTCTCGACGTCGTAGGCGGTGATGAAGTAGGTGCCCGACGAGCGCATCGGCCGGGATTTGTACTGGGCGACGGAGGTGACATAACAGACCGCCGGGTCGCCCGAGACGGGGGCTTCGAGCGGCGCCTCGCCATCGGGGACCGCCGCCGTTCCGGCGACGATGTTGGAGCCGTCGGGCGTGAGTTCGTCGGGGTCGCCGCCCGCCTGTTCGATGTAGTCGGCCCGCGGGCGGTTGGCGACGGCAATGACGCCGATATAGAGGCCGCCGATGTAGAGGCCAGCCGCGATTACCCACGCGAATTCGGAGATATCGCCACCCTTCGTCGCTAGTGGGACGAGGATTAGCAACGACAGCAGGGCGGCGGGAACCGTCTGCCGGCGCGTGAGACCGCTCTGATAGGCGGCGTATTTATACGGCGCTCGGAGGCCGCCCTCGGGAACCCAGGCCGCGAGGACCCACCAGACGACGCCACCGATGATGAGGAGGGCGATGCCGTAGGTGAACAGGTCGACGGTCGAAAGCGGCATTCGGCGGTACTGGCTCGCGAACCCTTATAAATAGCCGGCTCCGGTCGAGCGCCGAAACCGACCGCATGACGCCCGTCTGACGGACAACTATGTGGGGCGGGCGCCACGTGATTGCCGATGGGCGAGGAAACGATTACCGTCGGAGAAATCAGTCGTGGCGACGAGGAGGGGACCCCCGTCGAACTTCCCGTCGTGGACGTGTTAACGGGCCGCTCCTTTGTGACCGGTAAATCCGGGTCCGGGAAGTCCAACACTGCGAGTGTCATCTGTGAGAAAATGCTCGATAAGGGCTTCGGCATCCTCATCGTCGACATCGACGGCGAGTATTACGGCCTCAAGGAGGAATACGAGATCCTCCACGTCGGCGGCGACGAGGAGTGTGACCTGCAGGTCACCGAGGAACACGCGGGCAAAATCGCCGAACTCGCCCTCGAGCAGAACGTCCCGATAATCCTGGACGTCTCCAGTTTCCTCGACGAATCCGAGGCGCGGGCGCTTCTGACCGAAGTGACCAAACACCTCTTCGCGAAGGAGAAGAAGGTCAAACAGCCCTTCCTGATGCTTGTCGAGGAGATTCACGAATACATACCGGAGGGCGGCGGCGTCGACGAATGCGGCCGGATGCTTATCAAGGTCTCAAAGCGGGGCCGCAAGCACGGCCTCGGCATCGTCGGCATCAGCCAGCGGCCCGCCGACGTCAAGAAGGACTTCATTACCCAGTGTGACTGGCTGGTCTGGCATCGGCTGACCTGGAACAACGACACGAAAGTCGTCGGCCGGATTCTCGGCAACGAATACGCCGACCACATCGAGGAGATGGACGACGGCGAGTGTTTCCTGATGACCGACTGGGCCGAGGACATCCGCGTCGTCCAGTTCGAACGCAAGCGGACTTTCGACGCTGGCGCGACCCCGGGCCTCGACGATTTCGAACGGCCCGAACTCAAAAGCGTCTCCGGCGACCTCGTCGAGGAACTCGAAGAGATATCCGAGACCAAGGAGCGCCGCGAGAACCGCATCGAGGAACTCCAGCGCGAACTCGAATCGAAGGACGAGCGCATCCATGACCTCGAACGCCAACTGAAGGAGGCCCGCGACCTCAAGAAGATGGCCGACCGCTTCTCGCGGGCGATGATGGAACAGGTGACGGGCCGGCCCCTCTCCGCTGCACCGGGCCGACAGAGCGAACTCGACGAGGCTGCCGGGCCCGTCCGTCGGGACCCCGAAATCGAAGCCGAACTAAAGGCCATCCGCAACGGCGAGAAGGAACGGGAATCCAGCCCCGTGCCGGTCGCCGGGAACGATGACGACGCCAGCGAGGAGGCCGAAGACGACGCCGTAGACGAGACGACCGACGACGAATCTCCGCCCGATTCGGAAACTACGGAAACCGAACCGGAACCCACGGCCGAAACCACCGAGACACGGGCTGAAACCCAATCGGGCGAGGAGACCACCTCCGAGACGAGCGACTGGCCGACCGAATCGGACAGCCAGTCGTTCGGCTTCGGCGGCATCGACCGGGTCACAGGCGACACCGGAGTCGACACCGACGACTCACCGACGGTTTCGGACGTCGCAAGCGGGAGCGCCCGAGAGCCGACGGCTTCGCCCGCCCTTTCCGGAGGGGAGCGACTCGTCGACCGACTCCAATCGGAGATTCGGGCCCTCGACGACGTCGCCGTCGAGATGCTGCGGGTCTACCGGGCTCGCGGCCCGCTGACGCCACAGGAGGCCCACGAGGCGGCCGGGGGGTCAGGCGACCGGACCGGCGCGTATTCGATGAATCGCCAACTCCGCGAACGCGGTTTCGTCGCCCACGCAAGCCGTGGCCGCCACGAGTACGCCCTCCCCGAACTCGTCGCCGAGGAGACGGTCGACCCGTTCAATCCGAACCAACCGGTCGACGGCACCGAACACGACCTGCTCGTGCAGGCCGTCGAGTCCGTGTTCGTCGACGGTATTGACGCCCCCGAGACCGTCGACGCGGCGGCAGAAGTAGCGACTGACGGCGGCACTGATTCGGATAACTGAGAACGCGCTTCCTTTTCAGACGAGCGGCGAAACGAGGTCTTCCAGCGCTTGCTTCGGGTCGTCGGCCTTGGCGACGCCCGAGGCGAGCAGGACCCCCTCGGCGCCGAGGTCGCCGGCGGCTTCGAGGTCCTCGCCCGTCGAGATGCCGGCCCCACAGAGGACGGGCACGTCCCCGACGCTGGCGGCGGCTTCGACGGAGTCGGTGACGATGTCGGGGTCGGCCTGTGAGACGGGCGTGCCCGTGCCGATGAGTTCCGGCGGTTCGACGGCAACGGCGTCGGGTTCCAGTGCCGCCGCGGCCGCTATCTGTCGCGGGTTGTTCGCACAGACGACGGTTTCGAGGCCCGCGCGTTCGGCGGCGCGGACGCTACCGTCGATATCGGCGAGTTTCAGGCGGTTCTCGGAGTGATTCAGGAGCGTCCCGACGGCGCCGGCCTCTTTGGCGGCTTCCGCGAGCGTCGAGCCGGTATGCGAGCCGTGGTCGACCGGCGAGACGTGCTGGGCCCACGTTTCGACGCCGGTGGCGGCGACCCGGTCGAGGTGGGCCGCCTGCGGGGCGACGGCGATACGAACGCCCGTGTCGTTGGCCACTTCGGCGGCGGCCTCGGCGACTGCGACGGGGTCGCAGGGATACGCCTTCAGGTTGACGAGAACGAACATAGCGGGAGGGGGAGGGCCACCGAAAAATAACTGTCTATGGCAACCCGCGTCGGTCCGAAGTATGCTTGGCCCGCGGAACCGACGAATACAGGAACCACGAGGTTCGATGGTTATCCATGGATGCACGCCGTGTGTGGGTCACCGTCGACGGGGAGCCACGGCTGGGGACGGTCGAAAAGTACACCTACGCGCCCAAAACCGGGGCGAAACTACTCGCAGTCGAGTTGGACGAACCGGCCGGCGATACCGAACGGGTCGTCGTGAACCCGAACGTCGACGAAGTCCTCTACGAACACGAACTCTGACTAATCTTTTCGCTTGACCACGTCGCCGAGGGTCGTCTCGCCCGCCGAGGACCCACCGGACCACTCGCTGTCGTCGCCGGAACCGCCGGCCGAAAGCGAGATGCCCAGCGCCTTTTCGAGTTTGGTCTGGACCTTGTCGCTCGGGAGGACGTCGCCGCGTTCGAGTTTGCGGATAAGGCTCGCCTTCTCGTTGAGTTGGTCGGCGAGTTCCTCCTGAGTGAGGCCCTCGGATTCGCGGGCGTTCCGGATGCGCTCGTCGTAGTCCTGAACGACCTCGTCCATCTCGTCGAACATGTCGCGGCGACTGCCGCCACCGCCGCCCGAGGAACTGCTCGACGAACTGGACGTCGAAGAGGAGGAAGAACTCCCCGAGGAGGACGTGGAGTATTTCGTCGAGGACGAGGAGGTTTCCTGCGTTTTCACCTCCGTGCCGAAATCGGCGCAGTTGTCACAGACGTCGAGTTCCGCGCCTTCGACCTTGACCGTCTTCGGGTCGCTGGTGTTGGCGCCACACATCTCACATTGAACCATACTGGAGCCTAACACTCCGTCGCAAAAGGGTTTTCCGCCCGGCCCGGCGGGCGTCTCATTCGATGGGACACTGCTGCCGCCGATTTATATGTGGGACACTACGTCTCATCTATGAACGCCGACCTCGAACCGCGGCCGTCGGAACGACGCCCCGTCGTGAAACCCCTCGCCGAGGAGTCTCCCGACTGGATTCTCGACACTCGGCAGATGACACAACCCCGACTCGGGGCCGTCATCGACGCGCTGGGAGACGCCGAGGTCGGTGACACTGTGGTCGTCATCACCCCTATCTCGCCGGTGCCGCTGTACGACCACCTCAACGAGCGTGGCTGGGGCTACGAGGTCGACCGAATCTCGCCCGACGAATGGCAGGTTCGTATCACCGTCGGCGAGCAGCCCGGCGATTCCGGCGAGCGACTCCGCCGGCCGCGGCGGCGCCGCCTCCGATAACTCAATTCAGGCAAATATTATCAACTCTGGGTGTGAGTGCCATGGTATGCCGTACAGTTACGAGCCACATCACTTCGAGGACATGGAGGTCGGCAAGACCTTCGAGAGCGCCGGACGAACGATTACGGAGACGGATTTCGTCTTCCACTCGATGTTCACCGGCGACTGGACGGAACTGCATACGAACGCGGAATACTCCGAGGAAGGACCGTTCGGCGCCCGCATCGCACAGGGGCCGATGACGTTCATCATCGCGACCGGGCTCTTCCAGCGGACCGGCATCGTCGAACGCACCGTCGTCGCCTTCCTCGGCATGAACTACATGGACGTCCCGAACCCGGTCTTTATCGGCGACACCATCAGCGCCGAATACGAATGTGCCGAAAAGCGGGAACTCGACAGTCGGGACGATGCCGGCTACATCGAGATTGATACCCTGATGACGAATCAGGACGGCGAGTCGGTCTTCGAGGGCGACATGAAGTTCCTCTTCAAGAGAAGGGAATCGTAAGGTGTCGATATCGGCATCCGGAGCCGTCTAACCCCGCACAGAATTTATTACCAGTCCCCTGATTGACGTGACATCGATGCAGCGAACCGTCCGTATCGGGTTGCTGGTTCTCTGTGTCACGCTGGTACTCGGCAGCGGCGTCACCGTGTTCGAACCGCACCGACCGCTTACGGACCAGCAGACCGAGTACTTCGTCTCGCCGGACATCTCAACGTCCGCGCTGTGGTCACACGCGCGACTCAATACGAAGCAGGCGTCCCATACGATGGTCGTCGAGAAATACGCACCCGCATCCAACGAGACACGCTTCTCGAAGCGCGTCTATCGGTACGACCCGCAGTCGCGACAGGTTCGCTCGACCCTCTATTATCGGAACGACGGCGGCTGGGGCACCTCACATGTCTACTTCGGCGAACAGGTCAAGGCCACGGCCATCGGCGACGCGTCGTCCCCGACTCGCTCCGCCGTGTCGGACGTCTCGGCCCGCACCACGACCCAGTATAACGCGTTCGTTCGTGCGACCGACGACTATCTGACCGCCGAACAGGGGGCGTATGCACTCAAACACCTGAACACGACGTCACAGCACCTCGTCGTCGGGGTTACGACCGCCGACGGCTACGCGGATTTCCACCAAATCGAGGACGAGCGCATACTGAACGGCAGTTCGTATCGGGCGTACGTCGACCGCGACACCGGCCGCGTGACGAAGGTCGTGGAAACGCGCCGCTACCGGGATACCGACAACGAGACGCGGTCGGTCCGAACCGTCATCAGGTTCGAGCGGTTCGGGAACACGACCGTCTCACGCCCCGACTGGGCCGAATGGAGCCCGCTGGAACTCGTCTACGATGCGCTGTCGCTGTGACCGGCGCGCGCTCAGTTCAACAGGCGGTCGAACAGTTCGGACTGGGCGCGCCGGAGCCGCTCCAGAAACGCCGATTTCGAGATGCCGACCGCGTCGGCGACCTCCTGGGCCGTGGCGCCTTTCGGCACGTCAAAATAGCCCAGTCGGTGGGCGGTTCTGAGCGCCTCGGCCTGTGCTGGCGTGAGGTTCCAGCGGGTCGAAATCCCGTCGTCTGCCTCCTCGCCGAGCGGCGAGATGCGTTCGAGTTGCACGCCGACGGCCTCGCCGGCGGCTTCGAGGACGCCGTGGAGGACCTCCTGACCGACCACGGCACCGAGATGTCGTTCGACGCCGTCGACGTAGCGGACCGTCTCGACGAGAAAACCCTCGTCGATGAGCCGATGGACGACACACCGTTCCTTGGAGAGACACCGGTAGGTGTCGCGCCCGTCGGCGGCCGCACGATGGAGATATCGGATGCGGTCGTCGGCATCGAGCACGTCGCCGACCCGCGATTCATCGGTCGAAAACCGGAGGAGAGTGTAGCCGTCCTCGCGCAACAGCGGCGGCGACGCCTCGACGGTCCCTCCGGTGGCCCGCGTGGCGTCCGCGAGCGGACACTCGTCGCCGGTCACCTGGAACTCGACGACGAGACACTCCGATATCACGTGTTACGATAGCATGAACCAATATTTAAAACCAGCCTATGGGCGGGTGAACCAGTATGGTACTCCGTCACATTAGTTCTTGTAGTGATGGACCTCCAGACCGCCACGGAGCGCGCGGGGCCGCGGGAGTTCGGCCCTGCCGACGACATGCCCCGGGAGTACAGGGAGGCGGCGACCCGGATGATTCAGTTCCACGCCAACAGCGAGATTATGGGCGCCTACATCGAGCGACCGTTCATCCGGCAGGCGCCGAGTCTGGACCGCAAACTCGCGGTCAGCGCACAGGTCCAGGACGAAATCGGCCACGGCCAGTTGCTCTACCGGGCCGCCGAGGAGTTGGGCATCAAGACCCGCGAGGAGATGCTTGACGAACTCGCCGCCGGGGAAGGGAAGTTCCTCAACTGCTTTCACTACCCGCTGGACGACTGGTACGAACTGCCGATGATCATGTTCTTCGTCGACGGCGCGGCGATGCGCCGGCAGGCGACCCTCAAGCGGACCTCGTGGGAGCCGTACGCCCACGCCATCGACAAGATTTGCTTCGAGGAGGGGTTCCACATCAAGCACGGCGAGGACATTCTCCGAACGATTGCGACGGGCAGTCGCAAGGACCAGGAACGCCTGCAGGAGGCCTTCGACAAGTGGTGGCCGCGCATCCTGCAGTTCTTCGGGCCGACGGACGACCAGTCGACCCACGGCGATTTCTCGATGGAGGTCGGGCTGAAGACGATGAGCAATGACGACCTGCGGAACGCCTTCCTGAACGCCTACGTCCCGAAGGCTCGGAAATACGGCCTCGAATTGCCGGAGTATCCCCGAATCGAGTACCACGAGGCCGACGATTACTACGAGGTCTACGAGGAGGACCTCGATTGGGACG of the Natronomonas halophila genome contains:
- a CDS encoding DUF2249 domain-containing protein — translated: MNADLEPRPSERRPVVKPLAEESPDWILDTRQMTQPRLGAVIDALGDAEVGDTVVVITPISPVPLYDHLNERGWGYEVDRISPDEWQVRITVGEQPGDSGERLRRPRRRRLR
- the tpiA gene encoding triose-phosphate isomerase; the protein is MFVLVNLKAYPCDPVAVAEAAAEVANDTGVRIAVAPQAAHLDRVAATGVETWAQHVSPVDHGSHTGSTLAEAAKEAGAVGTLLNHSENRLKLADIDGSVRAAERAGLETVVCANNPRQIAAAAALEPDAVAVEPPELIGTGTPVSQADPDIVTDSVEAAASVGDVPVLCGAGISTGEDLEAAGDLGAEGVLLASGVAKADDPKQALEDLVSPLV
- a CDS encoding multiprotein bridging factor aMBF1; translated protein: MVQCEMCGANTSDPKTVKVEGAELDVCDNCADFGTEVKTQETSSSSTKYSTSSSGSSSSSSTSSSSSSSSGGGGGSRRDMFDEMDEVVQDYDERIRNARESEGLTQEELADQLNEKASLIRKLERGDVLPSDKVQTKLEKALGISLSAGGSGDDSEWSGGSSAGETTLGDVVKRKD
- a CDS encoding helix-turn-helix domain-containing protein encodes the protein MISECLVVEFQVTGDECPLADATRATGGTVEASPPLLREDGYTLLRFSTDESRVGDVLDADDRIRYLHRAAADGRDTYRCLSKERCVVHRLIDEGFLVETVRYVDGVERHLGAVVGQEVLHGVLEAAGEAVGVQLERISPLGEEADDGISTRWNLTPAQAEALRTAHRLGYFDVPKGATAQEVADAVGISKSAFLERLRRAQSELFDRLLN
- a CDS encoding MaoC/PaaZ C-terminal domain-containing protein — its product is MPYSYEPHHFEDMEVGKTFESAGRTITETDFVFHSMFTGDWTELHTNAEYSEEGPFGARIAQGPMTFIIATGLFQRTGIVERTVVAFLGMNYMDVPNPVFIGDTISAEYECAEKRELDSRDDAGYIEIDTLMTNQDGESVFEGDMKFLFKRRES
- the paaA gene encoding 1,2-phenylacetyl-CoA epoxidase subunit PaaA, with product MDLQTATERAGPREFGPADDMPREYREAATRMIQFHANSEIMGAYIERPFIRQAPSLDRKLAVSAQVQDEIGHGQLLYRAAEELGIKTREEMLDELAAGEGKFLNCFHYPLDDWYELPMIMFFVDGAAMRRQATLKRTSWEPYAHAIDKICFEEGFHIKHGEDILRTIATGSRKDQERLQEAFDKWWPRILQFFGPTDDQSTHGDFSMEVGLKTMSNDDLRNAFLNAYVPKARKYGLELPEYPRIEYHEADDYYEVYEEDLDWDEFFTVAKNELPTGAGQIDKRKRSQEAVEWVREVIESPQQGGGNPAAADD
- a CDS encoding acyltransferase: MEIDGTARIENSTVAEADGQIREYVTIHDSEIAAGVRIYERTSLKKSTVAGPTDINANCYVENADIGEEVQIGPNSSVVGVTHDLDDEGMTFREDTFEEVVLEDGAFLGAGVTVLPGVTVGENAVIGAGVTVTEDVAPGDVVRE
- a CDS encoding ATP-binding protein: MGEETITVGEISRGDEEGTPVELPVVDVLTGRSFVTGKSGSGKSNTASVICEKMLDKGFGILIVDIDGEYYGLKEEYEILHVGGDEECDLQVTEEHAGKIAELALEQNVPIILDVSSFLDESEARALLTEVTKHLFAKEKKVKQPFLMLVEEIHEYIPEGGGVDECGRMLIKVSKRGRKHGLGIVGISQRPADVKKDFITQCDWLVWHRLTWNNDTKVVGRILGNEYADHIEEMDDGECFLMTDWAEDIRVVQFERKRTFDAGATPGLDDFERPELKSVSGDLVEELEEISETKERRENRIEELQRELESKDERIHDLERQLKEARDLKKMADRFSRAMMEQVTGRPLSAAPGRQSELDEAAGPVRRDPEIEAELKAIRNGEKERESSPVPVAGNDDDASEEAEDDAVDETTDDESPPDSETTETEPEPTAETTETRAETQSGEETTSETSDWPTESDSQSFGFGGIDRVTGDTGVDTDDSPTVSDVASGSAREPTASPALSGGERLVDRLQSEIRALDDVAVEMLRVYRARGPLTPQEAHEAAGGSGDRTGAYSMNRQLRERGFVAHASRGRHEYALPELVAEETVDPFNPNQPVDGTEHDLLVQAVESVFVDGIDAPETVDAAAEVATDGGTDSDN